In Papaver somniferum cultivar HN1 chromosome 1, ASM357369v1, whole genome shotgun sequence, a genomic segment contains:
- the LOC113340541 gene encoding leucine-rich repeat extensin-like protein 1: protein MSYKEVTVVEESDDAYAPPGFTPSYPPPESYPPVPPPPGYVPIYPPPASYSPVPPPPGFQGYFNDGGPPPQQPYQQVQEDDDSGCCPFLKGW from the exons TGAGTTATAAGGAGGTTACCGTTGTCGAGGAGTCAGATGATGCCTACGCACCACCTG GGTTCACACCAAGTTATCCACCACCAGAATCATATCCTCCGGTACCACCACCACCTG GGTACGTACCAATTTATCCGCCACCAGCATCATACTCTCCAGTACCACCACCACCTGGATTTCAGGGATACTTCAATGATGGTGGTCCACCACCTCAACAGCCCTACCAACAGGTTCAGGAAGATGATGACTCAGGCTGCTGCCCTTTTCTAAAAGGATGGTAG
- the LOC113277189 gene encoding protein AUXIN SIGNALING F-BOX 2-like, with the protein MSDFLEEVLELVFDFLTSHQDRNAVSLVCKSWFRVERWSRERVFIGNCYAITPERLITRFPRVKALTLKGKPHFADFNLVPHDWGGFVYPWIEAMAKSYPGLEELRLKRMVVSDDSLELLSRSFPNFKSLVLVTCEGFTTDGLAAIAANCRVLRELDLQENEVDDERGHWLSCFPQTCTSLVSLNFACLRGEVNLGALERLVARCPNLRSLKLNRSVPLEMLQRILTLAPHLLDLGTGTFIDEPESETYEKFSKAVIKCKSVRSLSGFLEVAPACLPAMYSICSNLSSLNLSYAPGIKGTELIGIILRCNKLQRLWILDCIGDKGLEVVAFICKELQELRVFPSLHGAENACVTEHGLVALSMGCPMLNSLLYFCHQMTNAALITVAKNCPNFVRFRLCILDPKKPDHVTLQPLDEGFGAIVESCKGLRRLSLSGLLTDRVFMYIGMYGEQLEMLSVAFAGDSDKGMLYVLNGCKKLRKLEIRDSPFGDMALLRNMGKYEAMRSLWMSSCDVTLRGCKTLANTMPKLNVEIMNENQEKLNDSQKVDKMYVYRSLDGPRRDAPDFVWTL; encoded by the exons ATGTCTGATTTTCTTGAGGAGGTGTTGGAGTTAGTATTTGATTTCCTTACATCACACCAAGACAGGAATGCCGTTTCTCTTGTTTGCAAGTCATGGTTTAGAGTTGAGAGATGGAGTAGGGAAAGAGTTTTTATTGGAAATTGTTACGCCATTACTCCTGAAAGATTGATTACTAGGTTTCCGAGAGTTAAGGCTCTCACATTGAAAGGGAAGCCTCATTTTGCTGATTTTAATTTGGTTCCTCATGATTGGGGAGGTTTTGTATATCCATGGATTGAAGCTATGGCTAAGAGTTATCCAGGGCTTGAGGAGCTTCGGTTGAAGAGAATGGTTGTCTCTGATGATAGCCTTGAATTGTTATCTCGTTCGTTCCCCAATTTCAAGTCGCTTGTACTTGTCACTTGTGAAGGGTTTACTACGGATGGACTCGCTGCTATTGCTGCTAACTGCAG GGTTCTTAGAGAGCTGGACTTGCAAGAAAATGAAGTTGATGATGAAAGGGGCCACTGGCTGAGCTGTTTTCCACAAACATGCACTTCTCTTGTCTCTCTAAATTTTGCATGTCTAAGAGGAGAGGTTAATTTAGGAGCCCTTGAGAGGCTTGTGGCCAGATGCCCGAACTTAAGAAGTCTGAAGTTAAACCGCTCAGTTCCCCTTGAGATGCTCCAGAGAATCTTAACTCTTGCTCCTCATCtcctggacttgggcactggtaCGTTCATTGATGAACCTGAGTCTGAGACCTACGAGAAATTTTCTAAGGCCGTCATCAAATGTAAATCTGTCAGGAGTTTATCAGGGTTTTTAGAGGTTGCTCCTGCCTGCTTACCTGCTATGTATTCCATTTGCTCAAACCTGTCTTCCTTGAACTTGAGCTATGCACCAGGAATTAAGGGTACTGAGCTCATCGGAATAATTCTTCGCTGCAACAAACTTCAACGACTATGG ATATTGGATTGTATTGGAGATAAAGGGTTGGAAGTTGTAGCTTTTATTTGTAAAGAGCTACAGGAGTTGAGGGTGTTTCCATCCCTTCATGGTGCAGAGAATGCATGTGTAACGGAACATGGGCTGGTTGCTTTATCCATGGGTTGTCCGATGCTTAATTCATTGCTATACTTCTGTCATCAGATGACAAATGCTGCCCTCATAACTGTGGCTAAGAACTGCCCCAATTTCGTTCGCTTCAGATTATGCATCCTTGACCCTAAAAAGCCTGACCATGTCACATTACAGCCACTAGATGAAGGCTTTGGAGCAATTGTTGAGTCTTGCAAGGGGCTCAGACGATTGTCACTTTCTGGTCTTTTGACCGACCGAGTATTCATGTACATCGGGATGTACGGGGAACAGTTAGAGATGCTATCTGTTGCATTTGCGGGGGATAGTGATAAGGGAATGCTTTATGTGTTGAATGGGTGTAAGAAACTCCGGAAGTTGGAAATCAGGGATAGCCCGTTTGGTGATATGGCGCTTCTGAGAAACATGGGGAAGTATGAAGCAATGCGATCCCTTTGGATGTCATCTTGCGACGTTACTCTCAGAGGCTGCAAGACTCTTGCGAATACAATGCCGAAGCTCAATGTGGAAATCATGAATGAAAATCAGGAGAAATTAAATGATAGTCAGAAGGTAGATAAGATGTATGTATACCGATCCCTAGATGGACCTCGAAGGGATGCTCCCGATTTTGTTTGGACCTTGTGA
- the LOC113340546 gene encoding F-box protein CPR1-like has translation MRKVTTKADVFSYGVLLMEFLTAKRPTGPIEENGFPVTLRQLVERALTNGGDGILEVAEQNMNLNMSSKGEEEKLIALLELALSCTSLAPEDRPDMNEVLSTLIKISEVDGSEIVKMVDFPFNSLPVGPFRFIGSCSGVVCLWFANGVETFICFCNPATKECRRILKRQDNFWNDYDINIINAFGYDCKYDDYKLINIVKRPETDRLLDVIVYKLGSNAWECNQTVTYKFPDKRQTGILVNGAFHWFGEAPEKNPSKLIISMNISNEKFDEVQFPKELYDKNHFPMTIGVLEGCLCLVVTVSMSGSEVWMMQEYGVRESWTQVYTIDNESIWSFPDTDYTLRLVHSFGNGQILLKYGYRLVTYDPEHKRGRELQKNSSSMIHDSMNYVESLVSLSFGYLCR, from the exons ATGAGGAAGGTTACAACTAAGGCAGATGTTTTCAGCTACGGGGTATTACTGATGGAGTTTTTAACTGCGAAAAGACCAACAGGACCCATAGAAGAGAACGGGTTTCCGGTTACTCTACGCCAGTTAGTGGAGAGAGCTCTGACAAATGGAGGCGATGGAATTCTTGAAGTAGCGGAACAAAATATGAACTTAAATATGTCATCCAAAGGAGAGGAAGAGAAACTAATAGCGCTTCTTGAACTGGCTCTCTCGTGTACCTCTCTTGCCCCGGAAGATCGCCCTGACATGAATGAGGTTTTGTCAACACTAATAAAGATAAGTGAAG TGGATGGAAGTGAAATTGTTAAGATGGTGGATTTCCCATTCAATTCACTTCCCGTTGGACCTTTTCGATTCATAGGTTCATGTAGTGGAGTGGTTTGCTTATGGTTTGCTAATGGTGTTGAGAcattcatttgtttttgtaaccCTGCAACTAAAGAGTGCAGGAGGATACTTAAACGACAAGATAATTTTTGGAATGACTatgatatcaacatcatcaatgcTTTTGGTTATGATTGCAAGTATGATGATTACAAGTTAATAAACATTGTAAAACGTCCTGAGACTGATCGGTTACTCGATGTCATTGTGTATAAGTTGGGATCAAATGCATGGGAATGTAACCAAACCGTGACATATAAATTTCCTGATAAGCGGCAAACTGGGATTCTTGTTAATGGAGCTTTTCACTGGTTTGGCGAAGCGCCTGAAAAAAACCCATCCAAGTTAATTATTTCTATGAATATCAGCAACGAAAAGTTTGACGAAGTGCAATTTCCAAAAGAACTCTACGACAAAAACCATTTCCCGATGACCATTGGAGTTTTGGAAGGGTGCCTTTGTTTAGTTGTTACGGTTTCTATGAGTGGCTCTGAGGTTTGGATGATGCAAGAATATGGAGTGCGAGAATCTTGGACTCAAGTTTATACCATTGACAATGAAAGTATTTGGAGTTTCCCCGATACTGACTACACTTTGAGGcttgtgcattcttttggaaatgGTCAGATTTTACTAAAATATGGCTATAGGTTGGTTACATATGACCCAGAGCATAAAAGGGGTAGAGAACTGCAAAAAAATAGTAGTTCAATGATACATGATTCAATGAACTATGTGGAAAGCTTAGTTTCACTCAGTTTCGGGTACTTATGCCGGTAG